The following DNA comes from Amycolatopsis albispora.
TCTGGCATAGTCACGAAGGTGGGAATCATTTCCGGCAACGCGGAGGGTACGGCCCGCAGGAAGCCGAAGATCACCTCCATCGAGGTGCTCTGCGCGGTGCTGTTGATCGCGATTCTCGCGCAGGGCTGGCTCCAGCAGGTCCTCGACGTGCCCGCGCTGCGCACCGGCTCCACCGTCTTCGTCGCGGTTTGTGTGCAGGCGCTGCCGTTCCTCGTGCTCGGGGTGCTGATCAGCGGCGCGATCGCCGCGTTCGTCCCCGCGCGCGTACTGCGCCGGGTGCTGCCGAAGCGCGAGGGCGCCGCGGTCGGGGTGGCCGGGCTCGCGGGAGTGGCGCTGCCGGGATGCGAGTGTGCTTCGGTGCCCGTCGCGCGTCGGTTGATGGGGCAGGGTGTTGCGCCCGCCGCGGCGCTGACCTTTCTGCTCGCCGCGCCCGCGGTGAACCCGGTGGTGCTGGTGGCCACCGCGGTCGCCTTCCCCGGCGAGCCGATGATGGTGCTCGCGCGCTTCCTCGCCTCGCTGGCCACCGCGATGGTGATGGGCTGGCTGTGGGCCCGCTTCGGCAAGCTCGAGTGGATCGCCGAGCGCGCGCTGCGCCGCCTGCCCGACAGCGAACCGGGCTCACGCTGGAAGACCTTCGCCGAGATCGCCCGCACCGACCTGGTCGAGGCGGGCGGCTTCCTCGTGCTGGGCGCGCTGATCTCGGCCGCGCTCGGCGTGCTCGTGCCGCCGGAGTGGTTTGGCGTGCTGGGCGAGCAGATCGTGCTCGGCATCCTGGTGATGGCCGTGCTGGCCGTGGTGCTCGCGCTGTGCAGCGAGGCCGACGCCTTCGTCGCCGCCTCGCTCACCGCGATGCCGCTGCTGCCGAAACTGGTGTTCCTGGTCGTCGGCCCGGCGGTGGACGTCAAACTGTTCGCGTTGCAGGCGGGCACCTTCGGCCGGTCGTTCGCGCTGCGGTTCGCCCCGGTCACCTTTGTCGTCGCGACCACCAGCGCGGTGCTCGCCGGATCGTTCCTGCTCGGAGGTTCGTGATGCGGCGCGAAACGCAGAACATCCTGCTCGTCCTGCTCGGCGGGGCGCTGCTCAAGATCAGCCTCAACGGCGACTACCTGCGGTACGTCAAGCCCGCGCACCAGCCGTGGATCATCGCCGGTGGCGCGATCATGGTGCTGCTCGGCGTGCTCGCCATCGGCCGCGACCTGGTGGCCGCCCGCAGGGCCGCGGCCCCGGCCGGACACGCGCACGAAGGCCACCAGCACCCGGCCCGCTCGGCGTGGCTGCTGATGGTGCCGGTGCTCGCGGTGTTCCTGGTCGCCCCGCCCGCGCTCGGCTCGGATTCGGTGACCCGCACCCAGGGCCGCACCCCGCAGTCCTCGGCGCTGCGGGACGCGCAACTCTTTCCCGCGCTGCCCGAGCAGCAGGTGGTGCCGTTGCCGGTTTCGGAGTTCGTCACCAGGGCGGGCTGGGATTCGAGCGGTTCGCTCAACGGCCGCACGGTTTCGCTGTCCGGGTTCGTCGCCCGCGACGGCGCCGACGTGCTGCTGGCGCGCCTGGTCATCGGCTGCTGCGCGGCCGACGCCAACCCGGTCACCGTGCGCCTGCTCGGCCCGGGCACCGAGGGCCTGCGGCCGGACACCTGGATCGAGGTCACCGGCGTGGTCGTGCCCGGCACCACCACCCGCGAGACGAACTACACCCCGGACCTCACCCTCGCCTCGGTGCGCCCGGTACCCGCGCCGAAGGACCCGTACGAATACTGAAGACCTACTGAGCGGCTAGCGCGCTTTCCGAGAGACGGCCGACGATCGCCGGTGCCTCCCGCACGAGCGAGTCGTCGGTCAGCGCCTCCACCATGAACAGCGCGAAGTCCACGCGCCGCGTCAGGTTGCTGGCGAGGATCGGGTCGCCGACGTGACGGCTCCACACCGGCAGCCCCTGGCTCTCGCCCTCTTCGAGATCGCTGCCGCGCACGACCGTCCACCGCCGGTCGCTGTCGAAGATCCGGCGGCACGCCTCGACCTGGTCGTCGATCTCGACCACGCGCGCCAGCTTCGCCAGCCTGGTGGCGACCCGGACGCCGGTTCTGAACCGCCACGAGTACCGGTCGAGCCCGTCCCGGCTGATGTGCCAGCCACACGAGAAAACCAGCCGCGCACCGGGTTCGGCGTGGTCGAGCACGGCCTGCGCGGTGCCCGACGAGTACTGCCGCACACCCCACGGCACGAGCACGGTCAGCACGCCGTCGCAGCCCGCGACCGCCTTCCGGATCACCTCCGGATCGTTGGTCGGCCCCGGCACCACGGTGATCCGGTCCGCGAACCGGGTGAGCTTGCCCACGCTGCGCTCGCGGCACACGCCGACGACCTCGTACCCGCGATCCAGTGCCTGTCCGACCATGTACTGCCCGAGCTTTCCCGACGCGCCGATGACGCAGACCTTTTCCATGTCCCGCTCCCGCCTTCCGGACTTACGTTGTAAGTAACGCTAGACTTACGCTGTAAGTACGTCAAGGAGGGCACATGCCGAAGCGCGCACCGCTGAGCCGGGAGCGGGTGATCACCGCAGCGATGGAGCTGGCCGACGAAAAGGGCGAAGCCGGGCTCACCATGCGGGCGATCGCCGGGAGGCTGGGCGTGGAGGCGATGTCGCTCTACAACCACGTCGGCGGCCGGGACGACATTCTCAACGGCATGGTCGACGCGGTGTTCGCCGAAATCGAGCTGCCCGCCCCGGGCGGGGACTGGAAGGCGGCCATGCGCGACCGCGCGGAATCAGCGCGCGCGGCGCTGCGGCGTCATCCCTGGGCCGTCGGCCTGATGGACTCGCGCAGCCAGCCGGGCCCGGCGACGCTGCGCCACCACGACGCGGTGCTCGGTGTCCTGCACGCGGGCGGTTTCTCCGTGCCGATGGCCGCGCACGCCTTCTCGGTGATCGACAGCTACCTCTACGGTTTTGTGCTCCAGGAGCTGAGCCTGCCGTTCACCAACACCGAGGAACTTGACGAGGTCGCCACCGGAATCGCCCGCGACGCGCCCGTCGACGCCTATCCGAACCTGATGGAGCTGATGACCGAGCACGTTCTCCAGCCCGGTTACACCTACGCGGGCGAGTTCGAGTTCGGCCTGTCGCTGATCCTGGACGCGTTGCGCCCGGACGAAACCTAGTTTTCCTTGGAACAGTCCGCGCAGAGCCCGACGATTTCCACGGTGTGCGAAATGTCGGAGAAACCGTTGCCCGAGGCGATCTTCTCCGCCCA
Coding sequences within:
- a CDS encoding permease produces the protein MGIISGNAEGTARRKPKITSIEVLCAVLLIAILAQGWLQQVLDVPALRTGSTVFVAVCVQALPFLVLGVLISGAIAAFVPARVLRRVLPKREGAAVGVAGLAGVALPGCECASVPVARRLMGQGVAPAAALTFLLAAPAVNPVVLVATAVAFPGEPMMVLARFLASLATAMVMGWLWARFGKLEWIAERALRRLPDSEPGSRWKTFAEIARTDLVEAGGFLVLGALISAALGVLVPPEWFGVLGEQIVLGILVMAVLAVVLALCSEADAFVAASLTAMPLLPKLVFLVVGPAVDVKLFALQAGTFGRSFALRFAPVTFVVATTSAVLAGSFLLGGS
- a CDS encoding TIGR03943 family putative permease subunit, whose product is MRRETQNILLVLLGGALLKISLNGDYLRYVKPAHQPWIIAGGAIMVLLGVLAIGRDLVAARRAAAPAGHAHEGHQHPARSAWLLMVPVLAVFLVAPPALGSDSVTRTQGRTPQSSALRDAQLFPALPEQQVVPLPVSEFVTRAGWDSSGSLNGRTVSLSGFVARDGADVLLARLVIGCCAADANPVTVRLLGPGTEGLRPDTWIEVTGVVVPGTTTRETNYTPDLTLASVRPVPAPKDPYEY
- a CDS encoding NAD(P)-dependent oxidoreductase, which encodes MEKVCVIGASGKLGQYMVGQALDRGYEVVGVCRERSVGKLTRFADRITVVPGPTNDPEVIRKAVAGCDGVLTVLVPWGVRQYSSGTAQAVLDHAEPGARLVFSCGWHISRDGLDRYSWRFRTGVRVATRLAKLARVVEIDDQVEACRRIFDSDRRWTVVRGSDLEEGESQGLPVWSRHVGDPILASNLTRRVDFALFMVEALTDDSLVREAPAIVGRLSESALAAQ
- a CDS encoding TetR/AcrR family transcriptional regulator translates to MPKRAPLSRERVITAAMELADEKGEAGLTMRAIAGRLGVEAMSLYNHVGGRDDILNGMVDAVFAEIELPAPGGDWKAAMRDRAESARAALRRHPWAVGLMDSRSQPGPATLRHHDAVLGVLHAGGFSVPMAAHAFSVIDSYLYGFVLQELSLPFTNTEELDEVATGIARDAPVDAYPNLMELMTEHVLQPGYTYAGEFEFGLSLILDALRPDET